The Coffea arabica cultivar ET-39 chromosome 2c, Coffea Arabica ET-39 HiFi, whole genome shotgun sequence genome includes the window AGCATGCAGGTAAAAGATCTTGATGGTAATTAGGTTAATCTAGGCATTTTTTTTATCCTCTAGATGATGGAATTAACCTTTCATATGTGTTCTCCTCAAGTATTAGTTGCTCCCGTGTCCACTCTCTGTGAATGGTGTGTTTCAGCCATTTAGTTTGTTCTACAAAAAAGAACTTGAAGAATTATCCAACTTAATTAAAATTACCGTCCCTTATAGTAGCTCAGTTTACAAACAGTTTTTAATCAAGAGACCTGATACTGCACTATACATTACGTCAGTATGATCTTCTGCCAAACCTTTGATTAGCACACTTAATCTTTGACTTGGAGTGTCAGTTGCCAACATTCTGATTTGGTCCATTTAGATTTTAGTTGATTGTGCATTTGGTAAGTATTTGTTGGTTatcaaaataagaaaagaagtgaaaagaaaaaaggatttGTTGGCtatcaaaataaaaatcattGTTGCTCAGCATTTCTAATGATTATTGACCATATAGTCATGTTTTCTTCTTGTCTGTAATTCATTTGTCGCCTAATGCTTTATGCAGTTGCTGAATTCTGTGGAAATGTGGAGCTTTGCAGACTAACTGAGCAAGTGGTTTTTTCTGACCCTTACAAGGTCTCTCAGTATAACCATTGGACATCTCCTTATCTTGATAGTGATGCAGAGGCAGTTCGGCAAGATAATATATTgaagcttgaagttgcagaGCTGAAGTCCAAGTACTTCTGGAACCAGTCTACTTCTCATTAATAGCATTCTTCTTGTAACAAACCTCTTTTTGCTTATCATAATACTCTTCTTTCTGATTAAGTTCGCTTTCTAATTTGTATATGCAGATTTTGCGAGAGAACCCAAGCTCTCATCCATGGTGACCTTCATACAGGTTCTATCATGGTTACTAGCAAGTCTACTCAAGTTATAGATCCAGAATTTTCTTTCTACGGGCCGATGGGATTTGATGTTGGAGCTTTTATTGGAAACTTAATCCTGGCTTATTTTGCACAAGATGGACATGCAAATGAGGGAAATGACAGAAAGGTAAGTCCAAGTTCTTGTTATTGGAAGCGTTCTAAGTTCTTTACTACGgtttgtttttttcctttgtcaTTCATTATCTTATTATTCTATTCTTCTTAGTGTTGGGTGTTTGAAGACATTTAGTTTGTTCTTTCTgcctgaaattttgaaatggCTTATAATATAGGGTTGACTTCCACAACTCAAATGTGAACTGTTGTGCCCTGTGGATCTCTACTGAGATAGCGTTCTCAGTCACCCTTGTTTCTAGTATCTTGGCTAGTTAAACTATGCTCGTTTATTTTTCCCAACGTTCAAGTATTACTTGCCCTTTGGCCTTGTAGTGATTTTCGTGGCTTTGGCTATAAGACAGCTCTGGCCTACCCTTGCTGTGGGAGGGGATGGAATGGCTAAAAAATTGGGGGATTAAAGTTAACATATGTATCATATGTAGTGATTTTCATGGCTTTGGCTATAAGACAGCTCTGGCCTACCCTTGCTGTGGGAGGGGATGGAATGGCTAAAAAATTGGGGGATTAAAGTTAACATATGTATCATATATAGGCTTTCTGCCCAATCTGCTTGTGTCTTTTTTCTGCTAAAATATTTGATGCAAAGCCACTGAATATACATGAGGGAGAGAAaaagggagggagagagagagcgcACAGAGGGCATGTAGCAATCAAAAAGGTTTTGACTTGTTGATATGCGACCACGGTTTGAAGCTAAACTGAACTATGGCTAACAATCCAAATTAATGGTGCGTGCGGCCCCATTAACCTGTATTGACTGCTGAAAGGTGCtgcttttattttggtttctgtttttgttttcttgttagaATCACTGCAAAAATATTGGCCATTCAGATACTGGATAAGCTCCGTGGTTGCTCCTAGAATGCTGCAAACTCTAGATATTGATTAGCCATGTTGTTGCAAATATTACCCTCTTGGCACTCAAAGGAATGAAAGACAAAAAAGATTAACCTTTCTGGAAAGAGAATGATAACTATGATCTTGCAATCATGAGGTGATGTTCGATTAGTTCAGAAAACAGTGATTCATGAGCCAGAATATCATGGAAAACTAAGACTCGTAGAACATATTGATTGCAATGCTCATCTATGAAATTTTAACATCAATGTGTCTAAAACATTATGAAACACGTTATTAAACTGTTGAGGGGAAACATATTTTGAAACACTAAGTCATATCCTTATTGGGCAAAAAGTTACAAAATCTGATATTGGGCATAATTTCCTAGTTGGTTAAATAAGTAAAAGCTTCTTCAATAAGAACTCATTACCTTTTCACTAGAAGCATCAATGCGTAAAACAGGTGGCGCATCAATATGATTTTCTCAAACTGGTGTTTCATACGTGTTAATTCTTATTTATGTGTGGTGACAGGCTGGCAACTATAATGATTTTCTATTGGTTGTTTAATGCCTACATCTTATTGCAGGAATATAAGTTGTGGATATTGAAAACTATAGAAGAGACCTGGAATCTTTTTCATAAAAAGTTTACTGCTCTCTGGGATGAACACAAGGATGGCCCTGGTGAGGCATATCTGCCAGAAATTTATAATAATGCAGAACTTCATCTGTTGGCAAAACAGAAATATATGGAAGATCTGTTCCATGACAGTCTTGGATTTGGTGCTGCAAAGATGATAAGGTGAGTCACTGCATTGTTTGTTTCAGCCAAGCTCGTTTCTTTAATTTTGTGTAAACTTATCCCGTGTTATTGTGGATCTGTCCTGGGAATTTTGGTATTCTGATTTTCCTATTGCTCTTTGAGCTGATAGAAGCTCACAGCTAACTCTGGTACACAAGACTCTTATGATCAGTAGTTACTTGGTTTCTTGCGGTCGTGACTTGGGTGGGGTAACAAATTTATCAGTGGAGTTCAACTCTGTTAGGTGATTGATGGCGCACTGAAGGATTATTTGCATGTCCTGCGAGGTTTAAGGTTTACGGGGAACCTTGAATACCTTTAGCTTTTAACACTACCTTCTTCCCCCGAAATTTACAGGAGAATTGTTGGGGTGGCTCATGTTGAAGACTTCGAATCAATAGCTGAGCCAGAGAAACGTGCGAATTGTGAACGGCAAGCTCTCACCTTTGCAAAACTGCTTCTGAAGGAAAGGCGAAGGTTCAAGAgcattggtgaagttgtttccGCCATTCAGCAGCCTAAACCATGAGAAACTCCTCCTCAAATTTATGATTTTAGATATTGCAAGGATGATTGAGTTAAATTGTGATACACAGTGATATCTCCAAAGGACAGGCAGAATGTATTCAAGGGTAATAAGAGATTTCTTCGGTTTTGCGTCCCACTAATTTCGTCCAAACTTCTCTGGTAATGCAATCATTAGCCTCTAGGCTCTAGCACGTATTTACATGACAGATGTAGTGCAAGTGCATGATGTATAAGACTTGTAacatttattactatttttttggGGGGATTGTCCAGTGATCATCTTGTGCAATCTTGAGACAAAGAATTAAGATTGAGAAATTCCGAATGCGGTAAAAAGGAATCAAATATATTGAGACTACAAGTGAGAGGTGCctttgtttgacaaaaaaaaaaaaaaaacgtaagaGGTGCCTTTCCCAAGGCTTAGGATTCAGAATAAAAAAACATACTGTACTTAAAATAGGTGATCTGAAATTTGGAATGAGCGAAATTAAGGATAAAAATATCATGGAATTTATTTCGTTATGACCAACTTTTTAGGAGGCCATCCAT containing:
- the LOC113726484 gene encoding methylthioribose kinase, with amino-acid sequence MASDGFRPLDEKSLLEYLKATPVLAEKLGNQFEDLQIKEVGDGNLNFVYIVVGRSGSFVIKQALPYIRCIGESWPMTKERAYFEARTLREHRRVCPDQTPEVYHFDRAMCVIGMRYIEPPHIILRKGLIAGKEYPLLAEHISNFMAKTLFFSSLLYLTTTEHKHAVAEFCGNVELCRLTEQVVFSDPYKVSQYNHWTSPYLDSDAEAVRQDNILKLEVAELKSKFCERTQALIHGDLHTGSIMVTSKSTQVIDPEFSFYGPMGFDVGAFIGNLILAYFAQDGHANEGNDRKEYKLWILKTIEETWNLFHKKFTALWDEHKDGPGEAYLPEIYNNAELHLLAKQKYMEDLFHDSLGFGAAKMIRRIVGVAHVEDFESIAEPEKRANCERQALTFAKLLLKERRRFKSIGEVVSAIQQPKP